From the genome of Rathayibacter sp. VKM Ac-2759, one region includes:
- a CDS encoding ABC transporter permease produces MSPLETDAAQGSVPATIDAREPIPVPTPASARTSTQALAIQRVRWLFRRPQPGSTRAPLSASFYVATGLVAIVVLTIVLVPLLPFFDPDTQDLRGRFLLPFADPAHLLGTDALGRDMLSRLAVAGRVSLSIAVPAVALNLLIGVTLGLVAGYFGGRLDTVISALSDIQLAIPIMLLLIAIVSAIGPSILTLIVVIGVANWVGYARVARATAWSLREREFIWAPKTHGATHGWILRKHLVPNVVPALAVLVPFDLGVIVLLEAALSFLGLGIQAPTPSWGGMIEEGQTYLRDSPVITILPGLMLFMLVAGLQFMSQRLTGVQSQKAE; encoded by the coding sequence GTGAGCCCCCTCGAGACGGACGCCGCCCAGGGCAGCGTCCCCGCCACGATCGATGCGCGCGAGCCGATCCCGGTGCCGACTCCCGCCTCGGCCCGGACGTCGACGCAGGCCCTCGCGATCCAGCGGGTGCGGTGGCTGTTCCGCCGCCCGCAGCCCGGATCGACGCGGGCCCCGCTGAGCGCCTCGTTCTACGTCGCCACCGGCCTGGTCGCGATCGTCGTCCTGACGATCGTGCTCGTGCCTCTGCTGCCGTTCTTCGACCCCGACACGCAGGATCTGCGCGGCCGCTTCCTCCTGCCGTTCGCCGATCCCGCGCACCTGCTCGGCACCGACGCCCTCGGCCGCGACATGCTCTCGCGCCTCGCCGTCGCCGGCCGGGTGTCGCTCTCGATCGCGGTGCCCGCCGTGGCGCTGAACCTCCTGATCGGCGTGACGCTGGGCCTCGTCGCCGGCTACTTCGGCGGGCGGCTCGACACCGTCATCTCGGCGCTGTCCGACATCCAGCTCGCGATCCCGATCATGCTGCTGCTGATCGCGATCGTCTCGGCGATCGGCCCGAGCATCCTCACCCTGATCGTGGTCATCGGAGTCGCCAACTGGGTCGGCTACGCCCGTGTCGCCCGCGCGACCGCGTGGTCCCTCCGCGAGCGCGAGTTCATCTGGGCACCGAAGACGCACGGAGCGACCCACGGCTGGATCCTGCGCAAGCACCTCGTGCCCAACGTGGTCCCCGCGCTCGCCGTGCTCGTGCCGTTCGACCTCGGCGTGATCGTGCTGCTCGAGGCGGCGCTGTCGTTCCTCGGCCTCGGCATCCAGGCGCCCACCCCGAGCTGGGGCGGGATGATCGAGGAGGGCCAGACCTACCTCCGCGACAGCCCCGTGATCACGATCCTCCCCGGCCTGATGCTCTTCATGCTCGTGGCCGGGCTCCAGTTCATGAGCCAGCGCCTCACCGGCGTCCAGTCGCAGAAGGCGGAGTAG
- a CDS encoding ABC transporter ATP-binding protein yields the protein MSHEGAVPVLRVRDLVIEAGPKDAPVRLVDGIGFDVMPGEVVAIVGESGSGKSMTMLSTMGLLPRGVRVTSGEILLGGVDLRGVDEAALRSIRGAELSMIFQDPMTSLNPVMRIGTQIAEMITLHRKGLSKAEVRAESLRLLELVHLPDPERRLRSYPHELSGGQRQRVMIAMAIAHEPAMLIADEPTTALDVTVQAQVMRVLQEVRERLRSSLVLVTHDLGLVAENADRVLVMHQGRIVESGTALDVFRDPRDDYTKRLLASILPVTGTEARAVAPVVVSVEHPHAEPVVEVSEVRVHFPQRGGWGRAAEPFRAVDGVSFRLEAGRTLGLVGESGCGKSTLVRTILGMQKPTSGSVSYRGTKVSELGDRARRPLRSSIQAVFQDPYSSLDPRLTVHEIVAEPLRINGRYSAARVAEVLEQVGLARESAKRRPADFSGGQRQRIGIARALALKPDVLVLDEPTSALDVSIQAQVMALLTELQSELGLAYLFVSHDLSVVRALADDVAVMHRGVFVETGPTAAVFDDPQHEYTRSLLASAPVPDPTRRRRALPAAA from the coding sequence ATGTCCCACGAAGGTGCAGTCCCCGTCCTCCGCGTCCGCGATCTGGTGATCGAGGCGGGCCCGAAGGACGCCCCCGTCCGCCTCGTCGACGGCATCGGCTTCGACGTGATGCCCGGAGAGGTCGTCGCGATCGTCGGCGAGTCCGGCTCGGGCAAGTCGATGACCATGCTCTCGACGATGGGCCTGCTGCCCCGCGGCGTGCGCGTCACGAGCGGCGAGATCCTCCTCGGCGGAGTCGACCTGCGCGGGGTCGACGAGGCGGCGCTCCGCTCGATCCGCGGCGCTGAGCTGTCGATGATCTTCCAGGACCCGATGACCTCGCTGAACCCGGTGATGCGGATCGGCACCCAGATCGCCGAGATGATCACGCTGCACCGGAAGGGCCTCTCGAAGGCCGAGGTGCGTGCCGAGTCGCTCCGGCTGCTCGAGCTCGTGCACCTGCCCGATCCCGAGCGGAGGCTGCGCTCCTACCCGCACGAGCTCTCGGGCGGTCAGCGCCAGCGCGTGATGATCGCCATGGCGATCGCGCACGAGCCGGCGATGCTGATCGCCGACGAGCCGACCACGGCGCTCGACGTCACGGTGCAGGCGCAGGTCATGCGCGTGCTGCAGGAGGTGCGCGAGCGCCTCCGCTCGTCGCTGGTGCTGGTCACCCACGATCTGGGCCTCGTCGCCGAGAACGCGGACCGCGTGCTGGTGATGCACCAGGGGCGGATCGTCGAGAGCGGCACGGCGCTCGACGTGTTCCGCGATCCCCGGGACGACTACACGAAACGGCTGCTGGCCAGCATCCTGCCGGTGACGGGCACGGAGGCGCGCGCCGTCGCGCCCGTCGTCGTCTCCGTCGAGCACCCGCACGCCGAGCCGGTCGTCGAGGTGTCGGAGGTGCGCGTGCACTTCCCGCAGCGGGGCGGCTGGGGCCGGGCGGCCGAGCCGTTCCGCGCCGTCGACGGCGTCTCGTTCCGCCTCGAGGCGGGCCGTACCCTCGGCCTCGTCGGCGAGTCGGGCTGCGGCAAGTCGACGCTGGTCCGCACGATCCTCGGCATGCAGAAGCCGACGTCCGGCTCGGTCAGCTACCGCGGCACGAAGGTCTCCGAGCTGGGCGATCGCGCCCGCCGGCCGCTGCGCTCCTCGATCCAGGCGGTGTTCCAGGATCCGTACTCCTCGCTCGATCCGCGCCTGACCGTGCACGAGATCGTGGCCGAGCCGCTGCGGATCAACGGGCGGTACTCCGCGGCCCGCGTGGCGGAGGTGCTCGAGCAGGTCGGTCTCGCCCGCGAGTCGGCCAAGCGCCGCCCCGCCGACTTCTCGGGCGGCCAGCGCCAGCGCATCGGCATCGCCCGGGCGCTCGCGCTCAAGCCCGACGTGCTCGTGCTCGACGAGCCGACCTCGGCCCTCGACGTGTCGATCCAGGCCCAGGTGATGGCGCTGCTCACCGAACTGCAGTCCGAGCTCGGGCTCGCCTACCTCTTCGTCTCGCACGACCTCTCGGTCGTCCGCGCCCTCGCCGACGACGTCGCGGTCATGCACCGCGGTGTCTTCGTCGAGACCGGGCCGACCGCCGCGGTGTTCGACGATCCGCAGCACGAGTACACCCGCTCGCTGCTCGCCTCCGCCCCCGTCCCCGACCCCACCCGCCGTCGGCGCGCCCTCCCGGCCGCCGCCTGA
- the ppk2 gene encoding polyphosphate kinase 2 produces MSKSSTHGHRIRKALYAAELERLQIELVTMQRWVIETGARVVVVFEGRDAAGKGGAIKRIVQYLNPRSARVVALPTPSEREKGQWYFQRYLERLPTAGEIVLMDRSWYNRAGVERVMGYCTPEQYQLFLKQAPVVERMLVEDGVILLKYWFSVSDDVQEARFRSRLEDPMRRWKLSDTDLQSITRWEDYSRAKDEMFEATDHADAPWWTIPSDDKRSSRLNVIKHLLSQIPYEHRDPEPIDFPPRPASDTYERPARDRFRTVPDHAHTLQ; encoded by the coding sequence ATGTCGAAGTCGAGCACGCACGGGCACCGCATCCGCAAGGCGCTCTACGCGGCCGAGCTCGAGCGCCTGCAGATCGAGCTGGTCACGATGCAGCGCTGGGTGATCGAGACGGGGGCGCGCGTCGTCGTGGTCTTCGAGGGCCGCGACGCCGCGGGCAAGGGCGGCGCGATCAAGCGGATCGTGCAGTACCTGAACCCGCGGTCGGCGCGCGTGGTGGCGCTGCCGACGCCGAGCGAGCGCGAGAAGGGCCAGTGGTACTTCCAGCGCTACCTCGAGCGCCTCCCGACCGCCGGCGAGATCGTGCTGATGGACCGCTCCTGGTACAACCGCGCCGGCGTCGAGCGGGTGATGGGCTACTGCACCCCGGAGCAGTACCAGCTGTTCCTGAAGCAGGCGCCGGTCGTCGAGCGGATGCTGGTCGAGGACGGCGTCATCCTGCTCAAGTACTGGTTCTCGGTGTCCGACGACGTGCAGGAGGCCCGCTTCCGCTCGCGCCTGGAGGATCCGATGCGGCGCTGGAAGCTCTCGGACACCGACCTGCAGTCGATCACGCGGTGGGAGGACTACTCGCGCGCCAAGGACGAGATGTTCGAGGCCACCGACCACGCCGATGCGCCGTGGTGGACCATCCCGAGTGACGACAAGCGCTCGTCGCGGCTCAACGTGATCAAGCACCTGCTCTCGCAGATCCCCTACGAGCACCGCGATCCCGAGCCGATCGACTTCCCGCCGCGGCCGGCGTCCGACACCTACGAGCGCCCGGCGCGCGACCGGTTCCGCACCGTGCCCGACCACGCGCACACCCTGCAGTAG
- a CDS encoding ABC transporter permease, which produces MVRFVSRRLVQGLVTVFGVVTVAFFLVRLSGDPAALLLGPEASQEDIARLSASLGFDQPLLFQYTGFLAGAITGDFGDSLRQGTPSLELVLQRMPATLQLALTSFVLGLVLAFVVVLILQLSDSSRLRNAVLWFASARQAIPSFWFGILLVMVFAVSLGVLPALGNNSPLSIILPAVTIATLELALYIRLLDTGFADQYRMDYVRTAYAKGQRRSVVILRHMLPNALLPVITVAGLNLGALLGGTVVVELVFNWPGVGQLLMQSISNRDYTVVQSAILVIAIFFVLVNVVVDLLYAALDPRVRLQ; this is translated from the coding sequence ATGGTCCGCTTCGTCTCACGACGGCTCGTCCAGGGCCTCGTCACGGTCTTCGGAGTCGTGACCGTCGCGTTCTTCCTCGTCCGGCTCTCCGGCGACCCGGCCGCGCTCCTCCTGGGGCCGGAGGCGTCGCAGGAGGACATCGCGCGCCTCTCGGCCAGCCTCGGCTTCGACCAGCCGCTGCTCTTCCAGTACACCGGCTTCCTCGCGGGGGCGATCACCGGCGACTTCGGCGACTCGCTGCGGCAGGGCACTCCCTCGCTCGAGCTCGTCCTGCAGCGGATGCCCGCGACGCTCCAGCTCGCCCTGACGAGCTTCGTGCTCGGACTCGTGCTGGCCTTCGTGGTGGTGCTGATCCTGCAGCTCTCGGACTCGTCGCGGCTGCGCAACGCGGTGCTCTGGTTCGCCAGCGCCCGCCAGGCGATCCCGTCCTTCTGGTTCGGGATCCTGCTGGTGATGGTCTTCGCCGTGAGCCTCGGCGTGCTGCCGGCGCTCGGCAACAACTCGCCGCTGTCGATCATCCTGCCGGCGGTGACGATCGCGACCCTCGAGCTCGCGCTCTACATCCGCCTGCTCGACACGGGCTTCGCCGATCAGTACCGGATGGACTACGTCCGCACCGCCTACGCGAAGGGCCAGCGGCGCAGCGTCGTGATCCTGCGGCACATGCTCCCCAACGCCCTGCTGCCCGTGATCACCGTCGCCGGGCTCAACCTCGGCGCCCTGCTCGGCGGAACGGTCGTCGTCGAGCTGGTCTTCAACTGGCCGGGAGTCGGGCAGCTGCTCATGCAGTCGATCTCGAACCGCGACTACACCGTCGTGCAGTCGGCGATCCTCGTCATCGCGATCTTCTTCGTCCTCGTCAACGTCGTCGTCGACCTCCTCTACGCCGCCCTCGACCCGAGAGTGAGACTCCAGTGA
- the nagA gene encoding N-acetylglucosamine-6-phosphate deacetylase, producing MVSTVLLRGARLIDAGADLRDAWVLLAGERIGAVGSGPDAPPADRVVDAGDVVLVPGFVDLHGHGGAHGSYDDGPDGIAAALALHRRHGTTRSVLSLVANPLPALERSLATIREAMSRDPLILGAHLEGPFLSPGNHGAHDPGTLLEPTRENVEALLSAGRGVLRQITVAPELPGALDAIRRIVDGGVVAAVGHTVASYEQAREAFAAGATVLTHAFNAMPGVHHREPGPIVAAVEDERVTLELILDGVHVAPPVARLLFGAAPGRIALITDAMAAAGAADGAYRLGSLGVSVVDGVARVEGSGTIAGSTLTQDAALRIAVERAGLGEQEAVAALTSTPARALGLDDRFGRLAAGCAADVVAIAADHSIAQVWAAGERIV from the coding sequence ATGGTGAGCACCGTCCTCCTCCGCGGCGCGCGCCTGATCGACGCGGGGGCGGACCTCCGCGACGCGTGGGTCCTCCTCGCCGGCGAGCGCATCGGCGCGGTCGGCTCCGGCCCCGACGCTCCGCCGGCCGATCGCGTGGTCGACGCGGGCGACGTCGTGCTCGTCCCCGGCTTCGTCGACCTGCACGGACACGGCGGCGCGCACGGATCGTACGACGACGGCCCCGACGGGATCGCCGCCGCCCTCGCGCTGCACCGACGGCACGGCACCACGCGCTCGGTGCTCAGTCTCGTCGCGAACCCGCTCCCCGCCCTGGAGCGATCGCTCGCCACGATCCGCGAGGCGATGTCGCGCGACCCGCTGATCCTGGGCGCGCACCTCGAGGGTCCCTTCCTCTCGCCCGGCAACCACGGCGCCCACGACCCGGGCACGCTGCTCGAGCCCACGCGCGAGAACGTGGAGGCGCTGCTCTCGGCCGGCCGCGGAGTGCTGCGCCAGATCACCGTCGCGCCCGAGCTCCCCGGGGCGCTCGACGCGATCCGGAGGATCGTCGACGGAGGTGTCGTCGCCGCGGTCGGCCACACGGTCGCGTCGTACGAGCAGGCCCGCGAGGCGTTCGCCGCCGGAGCGACGGTGCTCACCCACGCCTTCAACGCCATGCCCGGCGTCCACCACCGCGAGCCCGGCCCGATCGTCGCGGCGGTGGAGGACGAGCGGGTCACCCTCGAGCTCATCCTCGACGGCGTCCACGTCGCCCCTCCCGTGGCGCGCCTCCTCTTCGGCGCCGCTCCGGGCCGTATCGCCCTGATCACCGACGCGATGGCGGCCGCCGGCGCCGCCGACGGCGCCTACCGCCTCGGCTCGCTCGGAGTGAGCGTCGTCGACGGCGTCGCGCGGGTCGAGGGGAGCGGCACCATCGCCGGCTCGACGCTCACCCAGGACGCGGCGCTGAGGATCGCGGTCGAGCGCGCGGGCCTCGGTGAGCAGGAGGCGGTCGCCGCCCTCACGTCGACTCCGGCCCGGGCACTGGGCCTCGACGACCGCTTCGGCCGCCTGGCCGCCGGCTGCGCGGCCGACGTCGTGGCGATCGCCGCCGACCACTCGATCGCGCAGGTCTGGGCGGCGGGGGAGCGGATCGTCTGA
- a CDS encoding GntR family transcriptional regulator, with translation MDDDFELAEALGRAREGSQRRIRELLQSSPRRAHALLRASIRRGLITEKDLVEEHDLVMSMMMSRNSIRSALQQLGSEGLIRRRQRIGTNVVGSIWELPLLSLLPTSGWVMGSDSVQHPGGLAMTCEVTDVSEVIAHRHIRERLELDGDRVVMAEQLVSIEGVPAGIIVGYHPIAGTTLPGMRPDPMPFIDSVRAAPGNQVEATVEAVNADERTARILGLKEGAAILTRETLVRDAAGVPQILAYGHYRGDRVALWAEDPDVEAMRFTAPPLDERTADTAPAN, from the coding sequence ATGGACGACGATTTCGAACTCGCGGAGGCCCTCGGCCGGGCTCGCGAGGGCAGCCAGCGCCGGATCCGCGAGCTCCTGCAGAGCAGCCCGCGTCGCGCCCACGCACTGCTGCGCGCCAGCATCCGCCGCGGACTGATCACCGAGAAGGACCTGGTCGAGGAGCACGACCTCGTCATGTCGATGATGATGAGCCGCAACTCCATCCGCAGCGCCCTGCAGCAGCTGGGCTCGGAGGGTCTCATCCGCCGCCGGCAGCGGATCGGCACCAACGTGGTCGGCAGCATCTGGGAGCTCCCGCTCCTCTCCCTCCTCCCCACGAGCGGCTGGGTGATGGGCTCGGACTCGGTGCAGCACCCGGGCGGCCTCGCGATGACCTGCGAGGTCACGGACGTCAGCGAGGTGATCGCCCACCGCCACATCCGCGAGCGCCTCGAGCTCGACGGCGACCGCGTCGTGATGGCCGAGCAGCTCGTGTCGATCGAGGGCGTCCCGGCCGGGATCATCGTCGGCTACCACCCCATCGCGGGGACGACGCTGCCCGGGATGCGCCCCGATCCGATGCCCTTCATCGACTCCGTCCGCGCCGCTCCCGGCAATCAGGTCGAGGCGACCGTCGAGGCGGTGAACGCCGACGAGCGCACGGCGCGCATCCTCGGCCTCAAGGAGGGCGCGGCGATCCTCACCCGCGAGACCCTCGTCCGCGATGCCGCCGGGGTGCCGCAGATCCTCGCCTACGGCCACTACCGCGGAGATCGCGTCGCGCTCTGGGCCGAGGACCCCGACGTCGAGGCGATGCGCTTCACCGCCCCGCCCCTCGACGAGCGCACGGCCGACACCGCACCGGCGAATTGA
- a CDS encoding flavin reductase family protein, with protein MYLADDTGSPHDFTWMVKNAVVPRPIAWVGTESADGVGNLAPFSYFTLVTMDPPTLMISFTGEKDSHDNIRATGEFVVNLVTDGQAEVETATAAITPPSLDEAALLGLEVVDSTRVRPKRLAIAKVALECVLLRETEVYDAHVVFAQVLAVHADDGILDPSGRIDIAKYRPVARLGGSLYTTVTSDYKHPVPVATEEWLAAQPGGGVVAPVDPDELAAAAAWSREQAAAAV; from the coding sequence ATGTACCTCGCCGACGACACCGGCAGCCCGCACGACTTCACCTGGATGGTCAAGAACGCGGTGGTGCCGCGCCCCATCGCGTGGGTCGGCACCGAGAGCGCGGACGGAGTGGGGAACCTCGCCCCGTTCTCGTACTTCACGCTGGTCACCATGGACCCGCCGACGCTGATGATCTCGTTCACCGGCGAGAAGGACTCGCACGACAACATCCGCGCCACGGGCGAGTTCGTGGTGAACCTCGTCACCGACGGGCAGGCCGAGGTCGAGACGGCGACGGCGGCCATCACTCCGCCGTCGCTCGACGAGGCCGCCCTGCTCGGCCTCGAAGTCGTCGACTCGACCAGGGTCCGGCCGAAGCGGCTGGCGATCGCGAAGGTCGCGCTCGAGTGCGTGCTGCTGCGCGAGACCGAGGTGTACGACGCCCATGTGGTCTTCGCCCAGGTGCTCGCGGTGCACGCCGACGACGGCATCCTCGACCCGAGCGGCCGCATCGACATCGCGAAGTACCGCCCGGTGGCCCGCCTCGGCGGCTCGCTCTACACGACCGTCACGAGCGACTACAAGCACCCGGTGCCGGTCGCGACGGAGGAGTGGCTCGCCGCGCAGCCCGGCGGCGGAGTCGTCGCGCCGGTCGACCCCGACGAGCTCGCGGCGGCCGCCGCCTGGTCCCGCGAGCAGGCGGCCGCCGCGGTCTGA
- a CDS encoding riboflavin kinase, with the protein MSAQNQQPTVITGVVVPGDQRGRLLGFPTANLPLADGGVSDGVYAGTVIDATDGSEHLAAVSVGRRASFYGRDGVRLLEAHLLDFAGDLYGHSITVELHAKLRPQRRYRGAEALVEQLGRDVAATRTWSLESASAPEHRGRRHPVGARRPRDEASPGRRTAERLAALAGSLEDTDATHEIVAERSRLPLDYLRWAYPSTQELLSAVQSSTAPEQP; encoded by the coding sequence ATGAGCGCGCAGAACCAGCAGCCGACCGTCATCACCGGAGTGGTCGTCCCCGGCGACCAGCGCGGCCGACTCCTCGGCTTCCCGACGGCCAATCTGCCGCTGGCCGACGGCGGAGTCTCGGACGGCGTCTACGCCGGCACCGTGATCGACGCGACCGACGGCTCCGAGCACCTCGCCGCCGTCTCGGTCGGCCGCCGCGCGAGCTTCTACGGTCGCGACGGCGTCCGCCTGCTGGAGGCCCACCTCCTCGACTTCGCCGGCGACCTCTACGGGCACTCGATCACCGTCGAGCTGCACGCGAAGCTGCGGCCGCAGCGCCGGTACCGCGGGGCGGAGGCACTCGTCGAGCAGCTGGGGCGCGACGTCGCGGCGACGCGCACCTGGTCGCTCGAGAGCGCCTCCGCACCCGAGCACCGGGGGCGACGGCACCCCGTCGGAGCGCGCCGCCCGCGCGACGAGGCCTCTCCCGGCCGGCGCACCGCCGAGCGGCTCGCGGCCCTCGCGGGGTCGCTGGAGGACACCGACGCCACCCACGAGATCGTCGCCGAGCGCAGCAGGCTCCCGCTCGACTACCTCCGCTGGGCGTACCCGAGCACGCAGGAGCTCCTGTCCGCGGTGCAGTCCTCGACCGCGCCGGAGCAGCCGTAA
- a CDS encoding ABC transporter substrate-binding protein — MLRRTRHSAAVASAAALALLLTACSGEASSSEGGATKDSIVVAQPSDLANADPVIDNGLYSTNIFHAVYDQLTTVDGEGALQPRLATEWTASEDAKTWTFTLRDDAIFTDGTPVTAEDVRFSFQAVIDSPDSLNKIYTNNIASMEVTSDTEITFQLTAGDSVFTRRAYYISIVPEAYYTEVGSEGFAKAPIGSGPYTFESWTPGVSTELAANPDYWGGEPAIANVTVEPIADPDARLNGLLSGDIDLTAITPAQVASVDGSGYTVAEGQSNQLIYVGFNETSGGPLADADLRNAISLAIDRETIIETIHDGYATVANASSVAPNVNGFDAELPDLAYDPDAAAELVESSGYDGSAITFQYPTGGNVPNSAEVAQAIASQLAEVGITVELEGVEYSSYVLLTSSKSHPGMYITQFSPSMMDASTTLNYLYGPTGYAIFSDPDVDALIVEANATVDTDARNDVIADIWELNAERTHLANIDYTVATYGVAPGLDWTPRADGHVDWREASWQ; from the coding sequence ATGCTCCGACGCACCCGGCACTCCGCCGCCGTGGCCTCCGCCGCCGCGCTCGCCCTCCTCCTCACCGCCTGCAGCGGCGAGGCCTCCTCGAGCGAGGGCGGCGCGACGAAGGACTCGATCGTCGTCGCCCAGCCGAGCGACCTGGCCAACGCCGACCCCGTGATCGACAACGGGCTCTACAGCACCAACATCTTCCACGCGGTGTACGACCAGCTGACGACGGTCGACGGCGAGGGCGCGCTGCAGCCCCGCCTCGCCACGGAGTGGACGGCCAGCGAGGACGCGAAGACCTGGACCTTCACCCTCCGCGACGACGCGATCTTCACCGACGGCACCCCCGTCACCGCCGAGGACGTGCGCTTCAGCTTCCAGGCGGTCATCGACTCGCCCGACTCGCTGAACAAGATCTACACGAACAACATCGCGAGCATGGAGGTGACCAGCGACACCGAGATCACCTTCCAGCTCACCGCCGGCGACTCGGTCTTCACCCGCCGCGCCTACTACATCTCGATCGTGCCGGAGGCGTACTACACCGAGGTCGGCTCCGAGGGCTTCGCGAAGGCGCCCATCGGCTCCGGGCCCTACACCTTCGAGAGCTGGACGCCCGGAGTCTCGACCGAGCTCGCCGCGAACCCCGACTACTGGGGCGGCGAGCCCGCGATCGCCAACGTGACCGTCGAGCCCATCGCCGACCCGGACGCGCGGCTGAACGGGCTGCTGTCGGGCGACATCGACCTGACCGCGATCACCCCCGCGCAGGTCGCCTCCGTCGACGGCTCCGGCTACACCGTCGCCGAGGGCCAGTCGAACCAGCTGATCTACGTCGGCTTCAACGAGACCTCCGGCGGGCCGCTCGCCGACGCCGACCTCCGGAACGCCATCAGCCTGGCGATCGACCGCGAGACGATCATCGAGACGATCCACGACGGCTACGCGACCGTCGCGAACGCCTCCTCCGTCGCCCCGAACGTGAACGGCTTCGACGCCGAGCTGCCCGACCTCGCCTACGACCCCGACGCGGCGGCCGAGCTGGTCGAGTCCTCCGGCTACGACGGCAGCGCCATCACCTTCCAGTACCCCACGGGCGGCAACGTGCCGAACTCGGCCGAGGTCGCGCAGGCCATCGCCTCGCAGCTGGCGGAGGTCGGCATCACCGTCGAGCTCGAGGGCGTGGAGTACTCGTCGTACGTGCTGCTGACCTCGTCGAAGTCGCACCCGGGCATGTACATCACCCAGTTCTCGCCGTCGATGATGGACGCCTCGACGACGCTCAACTACCTCTACGGACCGACCGGCTACGCGATCTTCTCCGACCCCGACGTCGACGCGCTGATCGTCGAGGCCAACGCCACGGTCGACACCGACGCCCGCAACGACGTGATCGCCGACATCTGGGAGCTGAACGCCGAGCGCACCCACCTCGCGAACATCGACTACACCGTCGCGACCTACGGAGTCGCCCCCGGTCTCGACTGGACGCCGCGCGCCGACGGCCACGTCGACTGGCGCGAGGCGAGCTGGCAGTAG